AACGTATGGGAAGAAGCATTGATCATAATTCATAAATGAAATATCAGAAATCCAAAAGGAAGATTTTTTTTCATCTCATCTTTTGGTCATAGGCACCACATATTGACTTCCTCAAACCTATCGCTATAATAACAAATCAACAAAAGAATCATGGGAAatgtatactttttttttcaagaaaaataaaagaatcaaaagtAGAGCTTTATTTTGGTCTGTATTGGACTTCGACAAATCGGGCAAGTTTCGAGGTCTTTCGCACATTCTTCACATGTCTGAGAAAGATCAAAAGGTTAAATTATGTCAGCACTTCATCAGCCATAATCTATAACCAAGGACTGGACtgccaataaataaataaattaatcatttcaGACATTTACCTGATGTCCACAACCAAATGCCATGTCTCTTGAGTTACTAAGGCAAATAGGACAAAGCTGTTCAAAACAACAGCAAAGGAAATGTTAGCCTTCATGATAAATAACCAAATATGTAAAGTGAGGGACAAGTCTCCAAGAGTTCGTAATCTTAAAGACTTTGGTCTTTTCGGTCTCGAAAGTGGAATGCGAGAGAAGCTTCTCATTAATAGAAGATATATGGACTCACTAAACAACTACATTCTCATACCTGGCTATCGTAAGTAGAACTTGGAGCTGGCGAAGCTGAGCTGACAGGAGTAGTATCTTCGGGATATGGAGGGACGCTTGGTTTGAAACTGGTAGGATGAGAAGGTTTTGCGCTGCTGAAAGATGCTGAACCATATTTAAAACTGGTAGAATGGGAAGTTTTCAAGCTGTTGAAAGATGATGCACCGTATCTAGGAGGAGGTAATGGAATTCTCTCAGGAATATTTCCCTCTCGACCACTGCACAACAAATAGATTGAAAATCACCATCGAAACCGGTAATATAAACCCTTTCAAAAGACGAGCAGAGAATGAATTATTACCCCAGAATATTAAGCTCAATGGTTGCTTTGTACTGTGAAGGAATTTCCATTAAAGCTGCTAGAGCAAATTCCGTCTCCTTCCGTGAAGGGGCTATATTCTTTGACATAATATCTGTGAAATTCACAAACTAAGAGAGAGAGAAACAAAACGAGAAAAACATTAATAACTGAAGCATGTTAACAGTACCGTATGACCAAAAGAACATATCTACCATAAAAAATCTTGTATGCACTCAGATTTTACCTGAAAATTATCAAACGCACGAGCAGGTATGTTATCATCAAACTCCTTCATCATGTCCCAAGGTCCGTCTCCAACACCAACCAATATAATCGACAAAGGAAGCTTGCTGCAATAGAAGAAACATATAAGAAAGAAAATGGTTGTATTCAGGAAAAAAAAGGCGAAAAAGTTTACACCATCTTTACCTTGCTTGCACTATGGCATCAACAGTCTTCTGCTCTTGTGGACTTAGCTGGCCACGCTGAGTATCAACGCTTCGAGTTACCTGAAAAATCATCAGCCTTAGTGATATTAAACCGATATGGAACTACAGCAAAATCTACTAAACAACCATCAAACggttaataaaaaaagtaataatgcAATGAAAGAAAATAGTAAGTGGTACAGTAAACCATCATGCcagcattttttttattaattttttccatGCCAATCTGGACCAAGAGCCCTTTCTGCTAATTTTTGCTTTCAAGCTAATCACCTAAGTACTACATTGAgttttcttaaatttaaataaagtatAAACCTTCACACGGAGCAAAATACCTGCCCATCAGCGATTATCACTAACACGTGATACTGTCCACCACTCTGCTCAACAATGGTCATAGCCATTTCAATGATTGGAGCAAATGATGTAGGGCCTgccaagaaattgaaataattatttgattggATAAGCTTCAAATGTTAATGCAAAATAACAGATGAAAAACAGATGGAAACCTGCAAGTCGTAGATAAGGCACAAGTTCTCTATAGCGGCTCAAGACTTCCTCAAATCCATTACAAAATCTTTCGTCTGGGTAGAAACTGAAGACATCTTGATCATGTGTTGATGCTGTCAACAAATATAAGTAATTCTTAGCATCTCCATTTAAATAAACAGGCATCCTGATAAGGAAAACAAATTAAATACGTACCATCACCAAATCCGAAACAAGGAATTAAGTTGTCCTCGTCAAAGGCAGCTAACGTCTTCCCAATAATCGATATGGCTTGTTCATAGGGATTTGAACCATCTCCAATGTGGTGCAAACTTCTTCTGTTGAAAGATCTTTTACCTACAAAACAAGCCAGATTGAGCAAGTTCTACTACAGCTAAAGACATACATTGCTAGCAATAAGAAGTCGATCTTAACCTGTCCACTCGTTGCTCTTTGTGAAATCGATACCAACAATGAGATTAGAAGATTCAAGACCAGCAATAGCAAGCGCTTCCGTTACCTGCAATCAACAAAATGATTTAGTTGACCTTAAAATTTCCTTCACCAACAACAATAGAAAATAAACTATTGAATAATATTAAGCAACAATCATTTAATGGCTGTAGAAAAGGAGAAAGCATAAATACATAAAAGCTTCTAATAAAAGCAACCAATGAAGATATTAACCTGATCTAAGCAGTTGTAATTGTCTGCAATTTTCGAATACTTCCTTTGTAGCTTCTTTTTGTCGCCGACACGGTCTTGTGGAGATGGATGATACTGTGGCTCTGGTTGCAGGGGTGGATAATGCTGCTGTGGCTCTGGTTGTGAATACGGATAATACTGCGGCTCTGCATAGCTATATTGAGGCGGAAAACTATGGTTTTCTTGACCATATGATGTCTGAGGATACCCCTGATGAGAATCCCATGAAGGTGGATTTGAATGATAGGAAGAACCCTGCCTCCAACTTCCCTCCTTGGAACTACTACCCCCCATTAACCAAACAGAATGCTGCTTCCTTCCTccgaaaaatcaattaaaatcaaCTAC
The sequence above is drawn from the Gossypium hirsutum isolate 1008001.06 chromosome A05, Gossypium_hirsutum_v2.1, whole genome shotgun sequence genome and encodes:
- the LOC107959911 gene encoding E3 ubiquitin-protein ligase RGLG2, giving the protein MGGSSSKEGSWRQGSSYHSNPPSWDSHQGYPQTSYGQENHSFPPQYSYAEPQYYPYSQPEPQQHYPPLQPEPQYHPSPQDRVGDKKKLQRKYSKIADNYNCLDQVTEALAIAGLESSNLIVGIDFTKSNEWTGKRSFNRRSLHHIGDGSNPYEQAISIIGKTLAAFDEDNLIPCFGFGDASTHDQDVFSFYPDERFCNGFEEVLSRYRELVPYLRLAGPTSFAPIIEMAMTIVEQSGGQYHVLVIIADGQVTRSVDTQRGQLSPQEQKTVDAIVQASKLPLSIILVGVGDGPWDMMKEFDDNIPARAFDNFQFVNFTDIMSKNIAPSRKETEFALAALMEIPSQYKATIELNILGGREGNIPERIPLPPPRYGASSFNSLKTSHSTSFKYGSASFSSAKPSHPTSFKPSVPPYPEDTTPVSSASPAPSSTYDSQLCPICLSNSRDMAFGCGHQTCEECAKDLETCPICRSPIQTKIKLYF